The proteins below come from a single Pseudomonas chlororaphis genomic window:
- a CDS encoding 4Fe-4S ferredoxin, translating to MTPEFDVIIVGSGPAGTSAAYPLVKAGLTVLMVDAQVDGGISAAPLAPYLTSRTRDEAQWKWLIGEDFHGLNQQEAVSPKLKTPTHAHVFRGFNESNRIDTRHFIGVGSLATGGLSNAWGCGVARLDASDLPALPFDYAELERSYAAVSRRIGISGQADDDLSSYFGLDEWSQPPLPMDPLHQRLLDRYTRRQPSFPALGFRLGRSRVAALSQPLGERKACDLSGNCLWGCQNQALYSAAQELATLKQYPGFQHIQGVLVDDLSRQPDGSWVISDRHASRRVGARRLLLAAGTLATTRLVLKQLNHTAAVRLLSSPTAAFLLWLPSMLGTPRVSTFGLGQLSFALELAAGTCAFGSTFSTTGLPMSEFVSRIPMSKRLAIELSNNLLSACLVGNIFLPGHLSNNTARLRPDGSLSVTGGLQPEAPGLMKNAEARLRRIYWKMGALLMPMSFTLAQPGADIHYAGTLPMRARPDVGETDSLGEVAGLPGVHVVDGACLPGLSEKSHTLTLMANADRIGRALATQR from the coding sequence GTGACGCCTGAATTCGATGTGATCATCGTCGGCAGTGGCCCTGCCGGCACCTCGGCCGCCTACCCCTTGGTCAAGGCAGGCCTGACCGTGCTCATGGTCGATGCCCAGGTCGACGGCGGCATCTCGGCTGCGCCGCTGGCCCCGTACCTCACGAGCCGCACCCGGGACGAAGCCCAGTGGAAATGGTTGATTGGCGAAGACTTCCACGGCCTGAACCAACAGGAAGCGGTCTCCCCCAAGCTGAAGACGCCCACCCACGCGCATGTGTTTCGCGGGTTCAACGAAAGCAACCGCATCGACACCCGGCACTTCATCGGGGTCGGCTCATTGGCCACCGGCGGGCTGTCGAATGCCTGGGGCTGTGGCGTGGCGCGCCTGGACGCCAGCGACTTGCCCGCGCTGCCCTTCGATTACGCCGAACTGGAACGATCCTATGCAGCGGTGTCGCGGCGAATCGGGATCAGCGGCCAAGCCGACGATGATCTTTCCAGCTACTTCGGCCTCGATGAGTGGTCCCAACCGCCCTTGCCGATGGACCCTTTGCATCAACGGCTGCTTGATCGCTACACACGCCGTCAACCGAGTTTTCCCGCCCTGGGGTTTCGCCTGGGCCGTTCGCGGGTGGCGGCGTTGAGCCAACCGCTGGGGGAACGCAAGGCGTGCGATCTGTCCGGCAATTGCCTGTGGGGGTGCCAGAACCAGGCGCTGTACAGCGCAGCGCAGGAACTGGCAACGCTCAAGCAGTACCCAGGCTTCCAGCACATCCAGGGTGTGCTGGTGGATGATCTTTCGCGTCAACCGGACGGCTCGTGGGTGATCAGCGACCGTCATGCCTCCCGACGCGTGGGCGCACGGCGCCTGCTGCTGGCGGCTGGCACGCTGGCCACTACCCGGCTCGTGCTCAAGCAGTTGAACCACACCGCGGCGGTGCGACTGCTGTCCTCGCCCACGGCCGCCTTCCTGCTCTGGCTGCCGAGCATGCTCGGCACGCCGAGGGTTTCGACATTTGGCCTGGGTCAGCTATCGTTCGCCCTGGAGCTGGCGGCCGGCACCTGTGCCTTCGGCTCGACGTTCAGCACCACGGGCTTGCCGATGAGCGAATTCGTCAGCCGGATCCCGATGAGCAAACGCTTGGCCATCGAGCTGTCGAACAACCTGCTCAGTGCCTGCCTGGTCGGCAATATCTTCCTGCCTGGCCATCTGTCCAACAACACGGCGAGGTTACGCCCCGATGGCTCGTTGAGCGTTACCGGCGGCCTGCAACCCGAGGCGCCAGGGCTCATGAAGAACGCCGAGGCCAGGCTGCGTCGGATCTACTGGAAAATGGGTGCGCTGCTGATGCCGATGAGTTTCACCCTGGCCCAGCCGGGGGCGGACATCCATTACGCGGGCACCCTGCCCATGCGGGCACGGCCCGACGTCGGAGAGACCGACAGCCTGGGAGAGGTCGCCGGGCTGCCCGGCGTGCACGTTGTCGACGGTGCTTGCCTGCCTGGTCTCTCCGAGAAATCCCACACCCTGACCCTCATGGCCAACGCGGACCGGATCGGACGCGCCCTTGCAACACAACGATAG
- a CDS encoding UDP-N-acetylglucosamine 2-epimerase translates to MTRKVLCIVGTRPEAIKMAPVIKALQAQDGIDCRVLATAQHRGMLDQVLAFFAITPDLDLDLMQPDQSLATLTARLLLALDDVLKAEKPDVVLAQGDTTTVMSAALACFYLQIPFGHIEAGLRTGDIHNPFPEEANRVIAGKLTRWHFAPTQGAVDNLLREGVAPADVILTGNTVIDALLMTAAHPVPLDIELDASKRLVLVTAHRRENFGAPFLHICQALRCLAERNPDIQILYPVHPNPNVKAVAHQVLGQVPNILLCAPLDYAPFIAAMKRAYLIISDSGGVQEEAPALGKPVLVLREETERPEAVDLGVVKLVGANPQAILEQAQRLLDDPQAYQNMARGISPYGDGQAAGRIVDVLRQHLSPCA, encoded by the coding sequence ATGACCCGCAAGGTACTTTGCATCGTCGGCACCCGCCCGGAAGCCATCAAGATGGCCCCGGTGATCAAGGCACTCCAGGCACAGGACGGCATCGACTGCCGGGTGCTGGCCACCGCCCAACACCGAGGCATGCTCGACCAGGTGCTGGCGTTTTTCGCAATCACCCCGGACCTGGACCTGGACCTCATGCAGCCCGACCAGTCGCTGGCGACGTTGACCGCACGATTGCTGCTGGCACTCGACGATGTGCTGAAGGCCGAAAAACCGGATGTCGTCCTGGCCCAGGGCGACACGACCACCGTGATGAGCGCGGCCCTGGCATGCTTCTACTTGCAGATTCCCTTCGGCCATATCGAGGCTGGCCTGCGTACCGGGGATATCCACAACCCTTTCCCTGAAGAAGCCAATAGGGTGATCGCCGGCAAGCTGACCCGCTGGCATTTCGCGCCGACCCAGGGCGCGGTGGACAATCTGCTGCGTGAAGGCGTCGCCCCCGCCGATGTCATCCTGACAGGCAACACCGTGATCGATGCTTTGTTGATGACCGCGGCACACCCCGTGCCCCTGGATATCGAACTGGACGCCAGCAAGCGCCTGGTGCTGGTCACGGCCCATCGGCGGGAAAACTTCGGCGCCCCCTTCCTGCATATCTGCCAGGCGCTCCGCTGCCTGGCCGAACGCAACCCGGACATTCAGATCCTGTACCCCGTACACCCCAACCCCAACGTCAAGGCAGTGGCCCACCAGGTGCTCGGCCAGGTCCCCAACATCCTGCTGTGCGCGCCCCTGGACTACGCCCCGTTCATCGCGGCCATGAAACGCGCCTACCTGATCATCAGCGACTCCGGTGGCGTCCAGGAAGAAGCACCGGCGCTGGGCAAGCCGGTCCTGGTGCTGCGTGAGGAAACCGAGCGCCCGGAAGCGGTGGACCTGGGGGTGGTCAAGCTGGTGGGCGCCAACCCACAGGCGATCCTCGAACAGGCCCAACGCTTGCTCGATGACCCTCAGGCGTACCAGAACATGGCCCGGGGGATTTCCCCCTACGGCGATGGCCAGGCCGCCGGGCGGATCGTCGATGTGCTGAGGCAGCACCTGTCGCCATGCGCCTGA
- a CDS encoding glycosyl transferase → MRLIYLSPVPWASFSQRPHHFVHWYHEQTGEPVLWIDPYPTRLPSLNDFRRKPPSAGPQHIAVPPWLRLCQPPALPIEPIPGAALVLKPLWRKTFRRVAQFCAEGPSMICVAKPSELALQLLARLPDSPAVYDAMDDFPAFYQGLSRRSMARRQAQLIRRVPHLLVSSTALRDRHQAVAKRVELALNACDLQHLAPVEQLDLGPKQQVLGYVGTMGHWFDWDLVIALARANPANPVRLIGPVFTPPPGALPANIELIPERAHAEAIAAMATFSVGLIPFKLNQLTASVDPIKYYEYRALGLPVISTRFGEMALRGEAPGVWLVDEGTDLRQTALQALACPSDRTTIGQFRQDNRWADRFAATQVLAPT, encoded by the coding sequence ATGCGCCTGATCTATCTGTCGCCGGTGCCATGGGCCAGCTTCAGCCAGCGCCCGCATCATTTCGTCCACTGGTATCACGAGCAGACCGGAGAACCGGTGCTGTGGATCGACCCGTATCCGACCCGCCTGCCCTCGCTGAACGACTTCAGGCGCAAGCCTCCATCAGCCGGCCCACAACACATCGCCGTACCGCCCTGGTTGCGCCTTTGCCAGCCCCCGGCGCTGCCCATCGAACCTATCCCCGGCGCGGCGCTGGTCCTCAAGCCGTTATGGCGCAAGACGTTCAGGCGCGTCGCACAGTTCTGCGCCGAAGGGCCGAGCATGATCTGTGTCGCGAAGCCTTCGGAACTGGCGCTGCAGTTGCTCGCGCGCCTGCCGGACAGCCCGGCGGTGTATGACGCCATGGATGATTTCCCGGCCTTCTACCAAGGCCTGTCCCGACGGTCGATGGCACGGCGCCAGGCGCAGTTGATTCGACGGGTGCCTCACCTGCTGGTGTCCTCCACGGCCCTGCGCGACCGGCACCAGGCTGTGGCAAAGCGTGTCGAACTGGCCCTCAACGCTTGCGACCTGCAGCATCTGGCACCGGTGGAGCAACTGGACCTGGGTCCCAAACAACAGGTGCTCGGTTATGTCGGCACGATGGGGCACTGGTTCGACTGGGACCTGGTCATTGCCCTGGCCCGCGCCAACCCGGCCAACCCGGTTCGCCTGATCGGCCCCGTGTTCACCCCGCCGCCCGGCGCGTTGCCGGCCAACATCGAGCTGATTCCCGAGCGCGCCCATGCCGAGGCCATTGCCGCCATGGCGACGTTCTCGGTAGGGCTGATTCCCTTCAAGCTCAACCAGCTGACCGCCTCGGTGGACCCGATCAAATACTATGAGTACCGGGCCCTCGGCCTGCCCGTGATATCCACCCGATTCGGTGAGATGGCCCTGCGCGGCGAAGCGCCGGGGGTCTGGTTGGTGGATGAAGGCACCGACTTGCGTCAAACCGCCCTCCAGGCACTTGCCTGCCCCAGTGACCGCACCACCATCGGGCAGTTTCGCCAGGACAACCGCTGGGCAGACCGTTTCGCAGCGACGCAGGTCCTCGCGCCCACCTGA
- a CDS encoding 2-alkenal reductase — MIIGIDLGTTNSLVAAWDGEHARILPNALGNFLTPSVVGLDDEGQLVVGDIARERLHTHPHLTASLFKRYMGSARETRLGARVYRAEELSAMLLRSLKADAERALGEPVHEAVISVPAYFSDAQRKATRIAGELAGLKIEKLINEPTAAALAYGLEQRDEATFLVFDLGGGTFDVSILELFEGVMEVRASAGDNFLGGEDFDDLLVEHFIAKIGAADLPDLNQPAITQRLRREAQRVRHALGQAQAARFTLREQSREWHLELTQGDLTTVVQPLLDRLRAPIERALRDARIKVADLDEILLVGGTTRMPLVRKLVATLFGRIPAMQLNPDEVVAQGAAIQAALQARHASLEEVVLTDVCPYTLGIETSMQVGGGFQSGHYLPIIERNTVVPVSRSRNVSTLSDNQKVVRLGIYQGESRLVSNNIFLGELEIPVPPRKAGEVTLDVRFTYDNNGLLEAQVHLPINGETRRLVIENNPGVLAPEEIAQRLAALEALKVHPRDQQINTLLLARLDRLYQESLGEGREYIASLANHFQQMLDTQDEHQIREARSDITQRLVHFEREI; from the coding sequence GTGATCATTGGTATCGACCTGGGCACCACCAACAGCCTCGTGGCGGCGTGGGATGGCGAACATGCCCGGATCCTCCCCAACGCCTTGGGCAACTTCCTGACGCCGAGCGTCGTGGGCCTCGACGATGAGGGCCAGTTGGTCGTCGGGGACATCGCCCGCGAGCGGTTGCACACCCACCCCCACCTCACCGCGTCCCTGTTCAAGCGCTACATGGGCAGCGCCCGTGAAACGCGACTCGGCGCCCGCGTCTATCGCGCTGAAGAACTCTCGGCGATGCTGCTGCGCAGCCTCAAGGCCGATGCCGAGCGCGCCTTGGGCGAGCCGGTGCACGAAGCGGTGATCAGCGTGCCGGCGTATTTCAGCGATGCCCAGCGCAAGGCGACGCGTATCGCCGGCGAGCTGGCGGGGCTGAAGATCGAGAAGCTGATCAACGAACCCACCGCTGCCGCCTTGGCCTACGGCCTCGAACAGCGGGACGAAGCCACGTTCCTGGTGTTCGACCTGGGCGGCGGCACGTTTGACGTGTCGATCCTGGAACTGTTCGAAGGCGTGATGGAGGTTCGCGCCAGCGCCGGCGACAACTTCCTGGGCGGCGAGGATTTCGATGACTTGCTGGTGGAGCACTTCATCGCCAAGATCGGCGCCGCCGACCTGCCCGACCTCAACCAGCCGGCCATCACCCAGCGTTTGCGGCGCGAAGCACAGCGGGTCCGCCATGCCTTGGGCCAGGCCCAGGCTGCGCGCTTCACCCTTCGCGAACAATCCCGTGAATGGCACCTGGAACTGACCCAGGGCGATCTTACGACGGTCGTCCAACCCTTGCTGGACCGCTTGCGCGCGCCGATCGAACGGGCGCTGCGCGATGCCCGGATCAAGGTCGCGGACCTGGATGAAATCCTCCTGGTAGGAGGTACAACGCGCATGCCACTGGTGCGCAAGCTGGTCGCCACGCTGTTCGGGCGGATCCCGGCCATGCAGCTCAACCCGGACGAAGTGGTTGCCCAAGGGGCGGCCATCCAGGCGGCGCTGCAGGCACGGCATGCGTCCCTGGAGGAGGTCGTCCTGACCGACGTCTGCCCCTACACCCTGGGCATCGAGACGTCCATGCAGGTGGGCGGCGGTTTCCAGAGCGGCCATTACCTGCCGATCATCGAGCGCAACACCGTGGTGCCGGTGAGCCGTTCCCGCAACGTGTCCACCCTCAGCGATAACCAGAAAGTGGTGCGGCTGGGCATCTACCAGGGCGAAAGCCGCCTGGTGAGCAACAACATTTTCCTGGGTGAGCTGGAGATCCCCGTACCGCCGCGCAAGGCCGGTGAAGTGACCCTGGATGTGCGCTTCACCTACGACAACAACGGCTTGCTCGAAGCCCAGGTCCACCTGCCGATCAATGGCGAAACCCGGCGACTGGTGATCGAGAACAACCCGGGGGTGCTGGCCCCCGAAGAAATCGCCCAGCGGCTGGCCGCCCTCGAAGCGCTGAAAGTGCACCCACGCGACCAGCAGATCAACACCCTGCTGCTCGCCCGGCTCGACCGGCTGTACCAGGAAAGCCTCGGGGAGGGCCGCGAGTACATCGCCAGCCTGGCGAACCATTTCCAGCAAATGCTCGACACCCAGGATGAACACCAGATACGCGAAGCCCGCAGCGACATTACCCAGCGCCTTGTGCACTTCGAGCGGGAGATTTGA
- a CDS encoding heat-shock protein, which translates to MSHWQLLSLTPDADERSIKRAYARLLKVHRPDENPDAFQRLREAYETSLAEARWRAQADEETLETPLAEPLPPAPEEVEIPVRDMHVERIEIPTVVSPPEPSLGQMAQWLVEGKERQLMEALRHWLSSEWLVPFEHRQQFEQCVLDWFESAPSWSPAFFEGVCQAMGWNEDQGNLPCAYWRWDRLIRHCEVQAFEETLRSDLDRFDADKLHGQAAALLLKPMSDARRRAMADHFTGLDWQRFTQLAETIEYQYPEVPERLELQPLDNWRDWLPATSYRGVSLFLWFALSALLVATLFTVPVNRDEPLAVLLMPFLMPILLWLGVKLYHVWTYVAVAAAQFDVWLSQRLVPRRWYRQGAGLLVLRHVVPAAVPAALACAWSDGAPWLRWVSPAVVFFGTLYFTQLALSGGRVSIWDRATRAIKLKIGRLPWHLLKREGVLAVLAVAATAAWVYSKLKAVA; encoded by the coding sequence ATGAGCCACTGGCAGCTGCTTAGCCTGACCCCGGACGCGGACGAGCGCAGCATCAAGCGCGCTTATGCGCGGCTGCTCAAGGTCCACCGCCCGGACGAAAACCCCGACGCATTCCAGCGCCTGCGTGAAGCCTATGAAACGTCGCTGGCCGAGGCCCGCTGGCGCGCGCAGGCCGATGAAGAAACCCTTGAGACACCGTTGGCCGAGCCCCTGCCGCCCGCCCCCGAGGAAGTGGAGATACCCGTGCGGGACATGCACGTGGAGCGGATCGAAATCCCCACGGTTGTCAGCCCTCCGGAGCCATCATTGGGGCAGATGGCGCAATGGTTGGTCGAAGGCAAGGAGCGCCAGCTCATGGAGGCCCTGCGTCACTGGCTGAGCAGTGAGTGGCTGGTGCCGTTCGAGCACCGCCAGCAGTTCGAGCAATGCGTGCTGGACTGGTTCGAGTCCGCCCCGAGTTGGTCGCCGGCCTTCTTCGAGGGCGTGTGCCAGGCCATGGGCTGGAACGAAGACCAGGGCAACCTGCCCTGCGCCTACTGGCGTTGGGATCGACTGATCCGGCACTGCGAAGTACAAGCCTTCGAGGAAACCCTGCGCAGTGACCTCGACCGTTTCGACGCCGATAAACTCCATGGACAGGCCGCCGCCCTGCTGCTCAAACCCATGAGCGACGCCCGCCGTCGTGCAATGGCCGACCACTTTACCGGCCTCGACTGGCAACGCTTCACCCAGCTCGCTGAAACCATCGAGTACCAGTACCCCGAGGTTCCCGAACGCCTGGAACTGCAACCCTTGGACAACTGGCGGGACTGGCTGCCGGCCACCAGCTATCGAGGGGTCAGCCTGTTTCTCTGGTTCGCGTTGTCCGCGTTACTCGTGGCAACGTTGTTCACCGTGCCGGTCAACCGGGATGAACCGCTGGCGGTGCTGCTGATGCCGTTCCTGATGCCGATATTGCTGTGGCTGGGCGTCAAGCTCTACCACGTCTGGACCTACGTGGCCGTGGCCGCCGCACAGTTCGATGTGTGGCTGAGCCAAAGGCTGGTCCCCCGCCGCTGGTACCGGCAAGGCGCCGGCCTGCTGGTGTTGCGTCACGTTGTCCCTGCTGCGGTGCCCGCGGCCCTGGCCTGCGCCTGGTCCGACGGTGCGCCGTGGCTACGCTGGGTCAGCCCGGCGGTGGTGTTCTTCGGCACGTTGTATTTCACCCAATTGGCCCTGAGCGGCGGTCGGGTCTCGATCTGGGATCGGGCAACGCGAGCCATCAAGTTGAAAATCGGACGGTTGCCCTGGCACCTGCTCAAGCGCGAAGGCGTCCTGGCCGTGCTGGCAGTGGCGGCGACGGCGGCGTGGGTGTATTCGAAGTTGAAGGCGGTGGCTTAG
- a CDS encoding peptide ABC transporter ATP-binding protein, which translates to MKHSAPTAVLLCLLLGTQARAEQYQVVTEEWAPYNYRENDQLTGMTTEIVRAIMARTGDAFEVSMVPSMRATQALNTRDKTIMYSLFRTPEREALYKWVGPIVEESIHPYQLSSTPPVNSLEQLRHVPQITTRHAGSVPARLQSMGFGNLDKSATSSLQLYRMLLAGRTTIIVGDTDAGVAYYSRQLAIAPGLLRQIPVEIYRSSLYIAFSPDSEDKVVAAWAAALEQLRQSGELARIQQRYAQPVGH; encoded by the coding sequence GTGAAACATTCGGCACCGACTGCAGTGCTGCTTTGTCTGTTGCTCGGCACGCAGGCCCGGGCCGAGCAGTACCAGGTCGTGACCGAAGAGTGGGCACCCTACAACTATCGGGAAAACGACCAGCTTACCGGCATGACCACGGAAATTGTCCGGGCCATCATGGCGCGCACCGGAGACGCTTTCGAGGTGTCGATGGTGCCCAGCATGCGCGCCACCCAGGCGCTGAACACCCGGGACAAGACCATCATGTACTCGCTGTTCCGCACCCCGGAACGCGAGGCGTTGTACAAGTGGGTCGGGCCGATCGTGGAAGAGTCCATCCACCCCTACCAGTTGAGCAGCACGCCGCCGGTGAACAGCCTCGAACAACTGCGGCACGTCCCGCAGATCACCACGCGGCACGCCGGCTCGGTGCCCGCCAGGCTGCAATCGATGGGCTTCGGCAACCTCGACAAAAGTGCGACGTCGAGCCTGCAGCTCTACCGCATGCTGCTCGCCGGACGCACGACCATCATCGTCGGCGACACCGATGCCGGGGTGGCCTACTACAGCCGCCAGTTGGCCATCGCTCCCGGCCTGCTGCGACAGATCCCTGTCGAGATCTACCGCTCATCGCTGTACATCGCCTTCAGCCCCGACTCCGAGGACAAGGTCGTCGCTGCCTGGGCCGCCGCCCTGGAACAGTTGCGCCAATCTGGTGAGCTGGCGCGTATCCAGCAGCGCTACGCACAGCCGGTCGGGCACTGA
- a CDS encoding branched-chain amino acid ABC transporter: protein MSDLALWGLCLAAGLGTFAMRLSFVELYGRWRIPPLMRRALMYVPASVLAALVLPAVVYPAGQAEWVLNNPQVPAAMVAAWVAWRWRNTLLTLAVGMAALWGFKFLVA, encoded by the coding sequence ATGAGCGACCTGGCCCTGTGGGGGTTGTGCCTGGCGGCCGGCCTGGGCACCTTCGCCATGCGCTTGTCTTTTGTCGAGCTCTATGGCCGCTGGCGCATCCCGCCGCTGATGCGCCGGGCATTGATGTACGTACCGGCCAGCGTCTTGGCGGCCCTGGTGCTGCCTGCCGTGGTGTACCCGGCCGGGCAGGCTGAATGGGTGCTTAACAATCCTCAGGTGCCGGCGGCGATGGTTGCTGCGTGGGTGGCCTGGCGCTGGCGCAATACGCTGTTGACCCTGGCGGTGGGGATGGCGGCGTTGTGGGGTTTCAAGTTCCTGGTCGCGTGA
- a CDS encoding LysR family transcriptional regulator, with amino-acid sequence MARNDPPDQALMKMPSFKAMRSFVAAARYRNFTRAAEALCVTQAAISRQIRDLETYLGTELLIRNGRELKLTPSGAALFDAAQLSLLNIFQATERIRREKSDKHVLTLCCTPALSTLWLAHRLKDFFSANPDIDLKVITTQHFLAMESGINPDLFIAKFNDHCPGYLRVPLLHEVVYPVCTPRYLQAHPELGTLAGLRSNTLLDLNPHGRSQLSELIDWNVWFAYQSHDLQLSVSDSPQWFSSNDYSLLVQMALDDQGVALGWDHLVRHLVQQGRLVRPVPQELALRESIQYLMINEDKVDDPACKRLKAWLVDQFQ; translated from the coding sequence ATGGCCAGAAACGATCCGCCAGACCAGGCGCTGATGAAAATGCCTTCGTTCAAGGCCATGAGATCCTTCGTGGCCGCCGCCCGGTACCGCAACTTCACCCGTGCGGCCGAGGCGTTGTGCGTCACCCAGGCGGCCATCAGCCGACAGATCCGTGACCTGGAAACCTACCTGGGTACCGAGTTGCTCATCCGCAACGGCAGAGAACTCAAGCTGACGCCGTCGGGCGCCGCGCTCTTCGATGCAGCGCAGTTATCGCTGCTCAATATCTTCCAGGCCACGGAACGGATCCGCCGGGAGAAAAGCGACAAGCACGTCCTGACCCTGTGCTGTACCCCCGCATTGTCGACGCTTTGGCTGGCCCACCGGCTGAAGGACTTTTTCAGCGCCAACCCCGACATCGACCTGAAGGTCATCACCACCCAACATTTCCTGGCCATGGAGTCGGGCATCAACCCGGACCTGTTCATCGCCAAGTTCAACGACCACTGCCCCGGCTACCTGCGGGTGCCGTTGCTGCACGAAGTCGTCTATCCGGTGTGCACCCCACGCTATCTCCAGGCCCATCCGGAACTGGGAACGCTTGCCGGCCTGCGCAGCAACACGTTGCTGGACCTCAACCCTCATGGCCGTTCGCAACTCTCGGAGCTGATCGACTGGAACGTGTGGTTCGCCTACCAATCCCACGACCTGCAACTGTCGGTGTCGGACAGCCCGCAGTGGTTCAGCAGCAACGACTACAGCCTGCTGGTGCAAATGGCCCTGGATGACCAGGGCGTCGCGCTGGGCTGGGACCATCTGGTCCGGCACCTGGTGCAACAGGGCCGCCTGGTCCGACCCGTCCCGCAAGAGCTGGCGCTCAGGGAGTCGATCCAGTACCTGATGATCAACGAAGACAAGGTGGATGATCCGGCGTGCAAACGCTTGAAGGCGTGGCTGGTGGATCAGTTCCAATAG
- a CDS encoding dihydrofolate reductase, with protein sequence MKPEVLQLSPILIPEINTRLSELFTVRRYFEQADKPAYLQAHGANIRGVITGGHTGISRAVMEQLPKLEVVAVNGVGTDAVDLAYARDRGIRVTATIGALTEDVADLAMGLLIGVCRGLCTGDRYVRSGQWPQSPTPLAPLPLARQVSGMRIGIVGMGRVGRAVASRAAAFGCPISYTDLQPMSDVPYTFVADLKALAADSDALILAAAADNAHAIIDARVLQALGKGGYLINVARGKLVNEADLVAALAAGDIAGAGLDVFVDEPNVPEALFAHENVVLQPHRASATLQTRTRMGEMVVASLVDSFAGKVPQGCVTG encoded by the coding sequence ATGAAGCCAGAAGTCTTGCAGCTCAGCCCGATCCTGATCCCTGAAATCAACACCCGGCTCAGCGAGCTGTTCACGGTGCGGCGCTATTTCGAACAGGCCGATAAACCGGCGTATCTGCAGGCGCATGGCGCCAACATCCGCGGGGTCATCACCGGCGGGCACACCGGCATCAGCCGGGCTGTCATGGAGCAACTGCCCAAGTTGGAAGTGGTGGCCGTCAACGGCGTGGGCACCGACGCGGTAGACCTGGCCTACGCCAGGGATCGCGGCATCCGCGTGACCGCCACCATCGGCGCGTTGACCGAGGACGTCGCCGACCTGGCCATGGGCCTGTTGATCGGCGTGTGCCGTGGCCTGTGCACCGGTGACCGCTACGTGCGCTCGGGCCAATGGCCGCAGAGCCCGACGCCCTTGGCCCCGTTGCCACTGGCGCGCCAGGTCTCCGGCATGCGCATCGGCATCGTCGGCATGGGGCGGGTCGGTCGCGCCGTGGCGAGCCGGGCAGCAGCGTTCGGGTGCCCGATCAGCTACACCGATCTACAGCCGATGAGCGACGTGCCCTATACCTTCGTTGCCGATCTCAAGGCTTTGGCGGCCGACAGCGACGCGTTGATCCTGGCGGCCGCCGCCGACAACGCCCACGCCATCATTGACGCACGCGTGCTGCAAGCGTTGGGCAAGGGCGGCTACCTGATCAACGTGGCCCGGGGCAAACTGGTCAACGAGGCCGACCTGGTGGCGGCGCTGGCTGCCGGTGACATCGCCGGTGCCGGGCTGGATGTGTTCGTCGATGAGCCCAACGTGCCCGAGGCGTTGTTCGCCCATGAAAACGTGGTGCTGCAGCCTCATCGGGCCAGCGCGACGCTGCAAACGCGCACGCGCATGGGCGAAATGGTGGTGGCCAGCCTGGTGGACAGTTTTGCCGGGAAGGTGCCGCAGGGCTGTGTGACGGGCTGA
- a CDS encoding 3-oxoacyl-ACP reductase produces MSHPLKVALVTGAGSGIGRAVALGLLADGYTLVLAGRRPEPLQALVESAASEGHQALAVPTDVRDPASVDALFATIAEVYGRLDVVFNNAGVNAPAVPLDELTFEQWRNVIDTNLNGVFLCARGAFGLMRRQQPQGGRIINNGSISAHTPRPFSSAYTASKHAVLGLTKSLALDGREYNIACSQIDIGNALTEMSVRMTKGVRQANGTIAVEPMVDVKHVADAVRYIAGLPLSANVLNMTVMATAMPFAGRG; encoded by the coding sequence ATGTCCCACCCATTGAAAGTGGCTCTGGTCACCGGTGCCGGTAGCGGAATTGGTCGTGCGGTGGCCCTGGGGCTGTTGGCTGACGGCTACACCCTGGTACTGGCCGGTCGGCGGCCGGAGCCTTTGCAGGCGCTGGTCGAATCGGCGGCGAGCGAGGGGCACCAGGCCCTGGCCGTGCCCACCGACGTGCGGGACCCGGCCAGTGTCGATGCACTGTTCGCCACCATCGCCGAGGTCTACGGACGCCTGGACGTCGTCTTCAACAATGCCGGGGTCAACGCGCCGGCGGTGCCACTGGATGAATTGACGTTCGAGCAATGGCGCAACGTGATCGACACCAACCTCAACGGTGTTTTCCTCTGCGCCCGTGGCGCCTTCGGCCTGATGCGCCGGCAACAGCCCCAGGGCGGGCGGATCATCAACAACGGCTCGATTTCGGCCCACACCCCGCGGCCGTTCAGCAGTGCCTACACCGCCAGTAAACATGCGGTGCTGGGCTTGACCAAATCCCTGGCGCTGGACGGGCGCGAGTACAACATCGCCTGCAGCCAGATCGACATCGGCAACGCCCTCACCGAGATGTCGGTGCGCATGACCAAGGGCGTGCGCCAGGCCAATGGCACCATCGCGGTGGAGCCGATGGTGGACGTCAAGCACGTGGCCGACGCGGTGCGCTACATCGCCGGCCTGCCGTTGTCGGCCAACGTCCTGAACATGACCGTCATGGCCACGGCCATGCCGTTTGCCGGTCGCGGTTGA